The Gemmatimonadota bacterium genomic sequence AGGGGATCCGCGGGGTCACCGGCCAGGTGATCGTGGACGCGTCCCTCTTTCGCGAGGGAGCGCGCGAATTGGGCACGCGCGTGGTGTTGTCACCGATGGTCGTGAACGACAACGTGATCGACCTCGTGGTGACGCCTGGGCGGCGCGCAGGAGAGCCGGCGACCGTGACGGTCTCTCCGAAGACGTCGTTGCTGACGGTGCAGGCCTATCTCACGACGACCGACTCGGGGACAGCGCCGGCGGTGCGGACGGTGGAAGACAGCAGCAACAAGGACCGCCGCTACCTGGTGATCACCGGCTCCGTTCCCGTAGGGCCGCCGAGCAATCCGCGCTGGGTCGTTCCCTCGCCGTCGCGTTTTGGCGAAATCACCTTCACCGAGGTGCTAAACGAGGCGGGCGTCGCGGCGATCCCGCGCCTGGGGGCGCGCATGGTCGACGCGTCCGTACTTGCCGCTCGTTATGCAGATTCGCTGCTGGTGGCCGAGCATGTGTCGCTCCCACTGTCGAAGGAGGCGGTCGTGCTGCTCAAGACATCGCAGAACCTGCATGCCAGCAACTTCCCGTTGGTGCTGGGTGCGCTGAAGGGTGGGGCGTCCCGCAATGGGTTCGACATTGCGCGGGAATGGCTGGTCAGCGAGGGGCTTGACCTGAACGGGGCGGTGCAGGGCGATGGGGCCGGCGGCGACGCCTATTTTGCGCCCCGCTTTATGTCGCGGCTGCTGGCGAAGGTGTGGACCAAGCCGTGGGCGCAGGAGTTCAAGGCGGCGATGCCAACGCTCGGCAAGGACGGCACCCTCGCGGCGATCCAGGTGAACAGCCCGGGGGCAGGGAAGGTGTTTGCCAAGACGGGGACCTATGGCTCGTACGATCCCCTGAATCGGCGACAGCTCATCCACGGCAAGGGTCTGGCCGGGTACTTCACTTCAAGAGGCGGGCGGGAGATTGCCTTTGCGATCTACGTGAACAACCTGTCCGTGGCACAAGGCGATCCGGCGATCGTGGCGGGGCAGGCGTTAGGCGAGATCGCGTCGATCGCGTGGGAGGTGGTGAAGTAACCGCGGCATGACGGACTTCGGGAGCCGCCCGCGCCCGCCGGTCACCCGCGCCTAGGCATGGAGCAGGCTTCGCTCATGCTCGCCCGCATCCGGACGCAGGCGGCGTCCGTACGCATACATGAAGTGGAATACGACGTTCAATGCGAGTACCGCGCCAACGGTCACCCCGAGGATCTCGGGGGTCGGGTCGATGCGCGATAACGTCCACACCAGTTGCAGCACGCAGAGGGCGGAGACAAAGACCAGGGTCGGGCCGCGCCGCACCTTGGACACCACCCACGCTCCAAGGGGCGCGCCAAAGAGCACGATCGGCGATGCGGCGAGCCAGTTGCCAACGACCTCCGCCTCCACCGCACCATCCCACACGGTCAACCCCGTCCCGAGGAGTGAGTTCCAGGCCATGAGGATCACGCTTGTGGCGATGGCCGGCTTCAGGTCGGAACGGAAAATCAGGACAAGCACGGTGTAGACGACCATGTCCACGCCGACCCCGGTGAGCCCTGAAGCGACTCCCCCGATCAGCCCGCCCACCAGGCCGAAGCGCATGTC encodes the following:
- the dacB gene encoding D-alanyl-D-alanine carboxypeptidase/D-alanyl-D-alanine-endopeptidase gives rise to the protein MPRRLTVLSLWSLASAAAAIAQPAPHARIQEVMNRPEFTHAHWGMEFYDIASGKVLMSHNGDRLFVPGSTTKVVTMATAMQTLGADHRFRTRVYRTGPVRNGIVQGDLVLVASGDPNISHRVREGDRYAFIDQDHSYGGQPLPGDPLQTLRQMAQQVAAKGIRGVTGQVIVDASLFREGARELGTRVVLSPMVVNDNVIDLVVTPGRRAGEPATVTVSPKTSLLTVQAYLTTTDSGTAPAVRTVEDSSNKDRRYLVITGSVPVGPPSNPRWVVPSPSRFGEITFTEVLNEAGVAAIPRLGARMVDASVLAARYADSLLVAEHVSLPLSKEAVVLLKTSQNLHASNFPLVLGALKGGASRNGFDIAREWLVSEGLDLNGAVQGDGAGGDAYFAPRFMSRLLAKVWTKPWAQEFKAAMPTLGKDGTLAAIQVNSPGAGKVFAKTGTYGSYDPLNRRQLIHGKGLAGYFTSRGGREIAFAIYVNNLSVAQGDPAIVAGQALGEIASIAWEVVK